Below is a window of Micromonospora chersina DNA.
CTGGTGACGGGCCGGTCGCAGGTCATCGGCGTGGTCGCGCAGAACACCACCCTGTACGGCCCGGCCTCGCTGCTGGCGGCACTGGAGCAGACCGCCGCCGAGGAGGGCTTCGCGGTCAGCGTGGGCAGTGTCCGGGACCTGGACCAGGTCTCCATCTCCGACGCGGTCGAGCGGCACCTGGCGCACCGGGTCGCGGGGATCGTCGTCATCGCGCCCGTCGAGTCGGCCGGTGAGGCGCTGGAGCACCTGCCGAAGGACGTCCCCCTGGTGACCGTCGACGGCGACCCCCGGCGCCCGGTGCCGCTGGTGACTGTCGACCAGGTGGCGGGCGCGCGGGAGGCCACACGGCACCTGCTGGAGGCCGGTCACCGCACGGTGTGGCACGTGTCGGGGCCCGCCGACTGGTTCGACAGCGCCGGGCGGATCGAGGGCTGGCGGGAGGCGTTGGAGGCGGCGGGCGCCGAGGTGCCGCCGCTCGTGCCGGCGGACTGGTCGGCGGCGTCAGGCTACCGGTGCGGGCAGATGCTGGCGCGGATGCCCGAGGTGACGGCGGTCTTCACGGCCAACGACCACCTGGCACTGGGCGTGTTGCGGGCCCTGCACGAGTTCGGCCGCCGGGT
It encodes the following:
- a CDS encoding LacI family DNA-binding transcriptional regulator; amino-acid sequence: MTDVARLAGVSHQTVSRVLNGHPNVREQTRLRVQAAIAELGYRPNRAARALVTGRSQVIGVVAQNTTLYGPASLLAALEQTAAEEGFAVSVGSVRDLDQVSISDAVERHLAHRVAGIVVIAPVESAGEALEHLPKDVPLVTVDGDPRRPVPLVTVDQVAGAREATRHLLEAGHRTVWHVSGPADWFDSAGRIEGWREALEAAGAEVPPLVPADWSAASGYRCGQMLARMPEVTAVFTANDHLALGVLRALHEFGRRVPDEISVVGFDDVPEAAYFIPPLTTVRPDFAAVARASLDLLLAQFETDAVGELRQTIAPTLITRQSVAAPPR